From the genome of Paenibacillus sp.:
TATACTCTAAAATCCTGTAGAAAAGGAGTACTCCATGTAATGATAGTATGACCGCTATCCCTAATCCTGCTGTGATCAGTGCGACCGCAATCTTCTTCGACTTGAATATGATGTTAATTAAAATAACAAAGAAAATTGGGAACGCAACCGTTCTATATAGAAGATACCCTGTGTACGATAATCCATCCCTCGTTATTTCGACAAGTTTGAACTCTTCTGCAATGACCCACGAAACATGAATTCCAATGGTGAGTATGACCAAATAGAGAAATACATTCTCGATAAACGATAAGCCCTTATCCATGGAGTATAGGATGAGAACGGCCGCCCATGCAGTGACGAACATAATCACAAATCCCAATACTGTCACTCCCACACTAAGATTAGCTTCATCATAACCAATTTTCATTACCTATATACTGCTAAACAAATAGGACACCGCACGGGATAAACGCGAAGAGGCCATCATCCTCTTGCGGATGATGGCCCCATGGTGGAGGCGAGGGGAGTATGGACATGTTCGATTTGAACGGCTGCCGAAGCCAACTCAACGATGACAACCATAGCGGTCCATGTCCATGCCGTGCTCGGTCCGCTCACGCTCCCCTGCGCGCGGCCGAACCCCTTTACCTGGGGGATCGCCTCCCCTCCACGCCTCCACCAACGCAAAAAGGACACCGCTGAGGTGTCCTTCTTCATGGTTGGTGGAGGCGAGGGGAGTATGGACAAGTCGGTTAAACCTGCTCACGAAGCCCATTCGACGATGACAACCACAGCGGTCCATGTCCATGCCGTGCTCGGTCCGCTCACGCTCCCCTGCGCGCGGCCGAACCCCTTTACCTGGGGTATCGCCTCCCCTCCATGCCTCCACCAACGCAAAAAGGACACCGCTGAGGTGTCCTTCTTCATGGTTGGTGGAGGCGAGGGGAGTCGAACCCCTGTCCGAAAATAACGGCACACAAGCTTCTACGAGTGTAGTTACGGTTTTGATGTCATCACGCAGACGCCCCGGAACCGGCTTCGAACGTGATCAGCCTGATTGTCTTCTTCCGTTAGACCCCAGGCGGAGACCTAACGGCGTATCCCACTAAAGGTTAGCCCCTAGTCTAGCACATGGGCGATGCTAGGTAGAAGCTCGAGAGCAGGTTATTAAGCTGCTGCTGCGAAAGAAGGTTGTGCTTTGCCATTTATTATGGCTTTCGCGTTGATAAAGCGGACGCTGCCCCACTACTCGCTACTCATGCTCGAACTATTCCCGTCGAATCCAAAAACGCCCCCGAGATGAAAAGATGAAACTGCCTTACGAAATTCATTATACCACGAATCGGCGGTCGAACCTATGGAGAGTGGTGGAACGGGAACCATGGGAACCAAACCGAACCGAAACGCGAAGCTTCGGAATATCATCATACCAACAGCGAGCCCCGAAATCAAGCGAAGGACGCGCAGAAGGGGCCGCGCCCGCTGCTGCAGGCGCGGCCTCCCGACGTAGCGCTAATCTTTGCGCTTCTTTTTCTTCACGCGCTTCTTCGCCCCGCCGCCGAGCGTAATGCCCGGGGTCAGCTCGGTCGACGCTTCGGCCGCGACGAGCGCGGATGTGCGCGGGCCTTCGTCGGCGCGCGGACCGCTGCGGTTCTTCTTCTTGCCGCCGCCCTTACCGCCGCCGCCGGTCGCACCGAGGCCCGGGCCCGCCGCGAAGCCGCCGCCGAAGCCGTTGCCGCCGCCGCCCGCGCGCGACTTCTTCTTGCCGCCGCCGCGCTTGCCGCCGCCGCCGCCGCCGGTAGGGCCGCCGCTAGCGCCGCCAGTACCGCTGCGCTTCTTGCCGCCCCCGCCGGACTTAAAGCCCCAGAAGTCGGTGCCTCCTTCGGCGGAGCCGCCCGCGGCGTTCTTCGAACCGCGGCTGTTCCGCTCCATCGTGCCTTCCGTCGCGATGACTTTCGCCCGCGGGCCGCGCTTGCCGCGACCGGCGCCGCGCCCCGGCGCGCCGCGATCGACGCGGATGACGCTCGCGCGTCCGCCGGCGCGCGACTTCATATCGACCATCTCGAAGTCGATCGTCCGCTCGTCGATGTTGACCCGCGCGACGCGCACCTTCACCTCGTCGCCGATGCGGTACATCTTCGCCGTCCGTTCGCCGATCAAGGCGAGCTGCATCTCGTGGAAATGGTAATAGTCGTCTGTCAAATCGCTCAGACGCACGAGCCCTTCCACCGTGTTGCCCAGCTCGACGAACATGCCGAACGACGTCACGGACGAAATGATGCCCTCGAACTCTTCGCCGATCTTATCCAGCATGTACTCGGCTTTCTTCAGGGCGTCCGTCTCCCGCTCCGCGTCGACCGCGAGCCGCTCGCGCTCCGAAGATTGCTGCGCGATGTCCGGCATCCGCGACGCCAAATACTCCTGCCGGTGGTCCGCCAGCCCGCCGCCGCCGTTGTTGATCACCTCGCGCATGATTCGGTGAATCACGAGGTCCGGGTACCGGCGAATCGGCGACGTGAAGTGCGAGTAGAACTCCGCCGCCAAGCCGAAGTGGCCGAGCGACTCCGCGTCGTACCGCGCCTGCTTCATCGAACGCAGCATGACCGTGGAGATGACGGTCTCTTCCTTCGTCCCCTTAATCTCCTCAAGCAGCGTCTGGAGCGCGCGCGGATGGACCGTGTTGCCTTTGCCCTTAACCACGTAGCCGAAATTCGTAATGAACTGCATGAAGTGCAGCAGCTTTTCGCTGTCCGGATCTTCGTGGATGCGGTACAGGAACGGCACTTTAAGCCAGTGGAAATGCTCCGCCACCGTCTCGTTCGCCGCCAGCATGAACTCCTCGATCATCATTTCCGCGATCGTCCGAGGGCGCTTCACGATGTCGATCGGCTTGCCTTCCTCGTTGACGATCACCTTCGATTCGGAGAAATCGAAGTCGATGGCGCCGCGCCGCATCCGCTTCTCGCGCAAAATGAGCGCCAGATCGCGCATTTGCCGGAAGAACGGAATAAGCTCCTTATACCGCTCGAGCAGCTCCGGTTCCGGTTCGGCTTCGTCGTCCACCAATTGGTACACGTTCTTATACGTCATCCGCTCCACCGTCTTAATGACGGACGGGAAAATGTCGTGCCGCACGATTTTCCCGGTAGGGTCGATTTCCATTTCGCACGATAACGTCAGACGGTCGACGCGGGGATGCAGCGAGCAGATCCCGTTCGACAGCCGATGCGGCAGCATCGGGATGACCCGGTCGACCAAATAGACCGACGTGCCCCGGTTGAACGCTTCGCGGTCCAACGCGGAGCCTTCGCGCACGTAATAGCCGACGTCCGCGATATGGACGCCGAGCAAGTAATTGCCGTTCTCGAGCATCTCGCAGCTGACCGCGTCGTCGAGGTCCTTCGCGTCCTCGCCGTCGATCGTCACGATCGTGCGGCCGCGCAAGTCGCGGCGGCCCGCCAGCTCTTCCTCGCGGATCGTATCCGGCGCCGCCTCCGCTTCTTCCATCACCTCGGGCGGGAACGCCTCCGGCAAGCCGAATTTGCGGATAATGGACAAAATATCGACGCCCGGGTCGTCCTTATGACCGAGGATTTCGACAACTTCGCCTTCGGCGGCGGCCCGGCCGTCCGGGAACGTCACCAGCTTCACGACGACCTTCTGTCCCGTGACCGCGCCCATGAATTTCTCCCGGGGCACGAACACGTCCTTTTGGATCCGCTTGTCGTCCGGGATGACGAAACCGTACGTTTCGTGATTCTCGAACGTACCGACGATTTGCGAATTCGCCCGCTTCACGATGCGCACGACTTCGCCTTCGAGCTTCGTTCCGTTCGGCCCGCCTCGTCCCGTGACGCGCCCGAGCACGATGTCGTTCTGCATCGCGCCCTTCATGTCATTCAAATGAATATAAATGTCCGGGTGGTCCCGGTCTTCGGGGATGAGAAAGCCAAAGCCCTTCGGATGCGCATGAAGGCGCCCGCGGATCAAATTCATCCGCTCCGGCACGCCGTACCGGTCCGTTCTCGTCCGCACGATCTCGCCTTCGTCTTCCATTTCGTTGAGGAGCTTCACGAGCTCCTTGAACGCTTCCGCGTCCTCTAGGCCGTAATGACTTTCGAGCTCCTGCACGGTGAGCGGCTTATACGCCGTCTCCCGCATAAATTCCAGCAATTCCTGCTTCGTTACCACCATCGATTCACCCCGGCTTCCTTACTCCTATTGTATCCACCAAAGACGCTAGACAAAACAAAAACAGCAGGTTTAGTGTACCTGCTGTATATCGGTCTCATTCGTGTACAGTTTTTCCCTTAGCCGACGACGTAAGCAACGACTACGGTTAAGATAAAGAAACCTACGGCCAGGCCCATCGTGATGCGCTGGAGGAGCAATTCCATGCCGCGCGCCTTTTGCTTGCCGAACAAGTGCTCCGCGCCGCCCGTAATCGCACCGGATAACCCTGCGCTCTTGCCCTTCTGCAGCAGGACGATCGCGATCAACGCGACGGAGAAAATGATGAGCAGTACTTTAAATAACGTTTCCAAAACGGTTCCACCTCCGACGCACAAAACTCACGTATGCTATATAATATCATAACCGCCCCCGGAAGACAAGCCATTTACGTTCCGGCTGCCGCTGCTTGAGCGGTTTGGCGCGAAGCTGAAGAAAATGGCGATCACCGCCGCACTGTTCACGGCGCTTGGGACGGCTTCGGTCGCGGTAGGCTCGGCGAGTTCCTCGTCGGGGTGCTCCTGTTCGCGATCATCACCTATGTATCGAGGGCGTACTCTCAAGAGCTGCGGGTGCGGAAGCACCATGCCGAAGAATTCACGCGATTGTTCGAGTCCAAAATATTCCCGCGCATGGAAGGCCACGGCATCCGGGTCGGCATCATTTGCGAAGCGCTCTTCCTGAAGATCGATTTCCCGGCGCGGGACCGCAAAGATCTCGTGCAAGCGGCCGTCATGCATGACATCGGGAAGCTGCTGCTCCCGCCGCACGTGTTTACGAAGCGAGGCTCCCTTTCGCTGAAGGAAGAGACCGAATACCAATCGCATAGCGAAAAAGGGGCCGACATCGTGCGCACCTTTTTTCTCCGACGCGAACATGTATCCGTGGACCCTGCACCATCACGAGCGGTACGACGGCAAAGGGTACCCGCGGCGGTTGGCCGGACAAGCCATTCCGCTGGGCGCTCGGCTGCTTACGCTCGCGAATCGGCTCGACCATCTGCTCGCTCGGCATGAACAGGACGCCGGCTGAACACGCCGTCCGAAGACGTTCGCGAAGAGGCGGGCTTCCATCAAGAAGCGCTCGACATCGGCCGCGCCTCCATGCTGCGCTCTGGGAGCTCGCTTGGCAAAGGGTTTTCCTTAATTTATCGCTCCGCCGACGAGGTGTCCCTTCATACGTCAACTGAGGGTCTGTACGTACTGCTGACATTCCACAGCCAAGAGGGAGTGCTGCTGATCAATTCTTCCCAACAGCAAAGCAGCGCATAACATGGAAAAGGGCCTCCGCTCATGCTGGAGACCCTTTTCCTTCGCTTTCGTTATCTCTGCTTTTTCCGGCTGCCGAGCACAAATTGCTCGACCGTCCTCCGGTCGTCCTCGCTCAGCTCGCGCCGCAGCCGCTTCGCGAGCTCCGCCTCGATCCGGCGCTCGTCGTCGCCGATCTCCAGCACCAGCTCGGCCAGCGTCCGAAACTCGGTGATTTCCGCCCAGAACGCCTCTGCCTTGACCGGCTGCGAATGCGATTCGATGTACCACTCCGCCGGGTACTCGCGAACGCGATCGATCAACCGAAGCAAATCCACCGCGTCATAATACCGAGGTCCGTCGTAGATGGCGGGACCCAGCGCGTCGCCTAGAAACAGAACGCGTTCCTCGGGGATGTATACAATACTGTGATCGTCCGCATGGACGCCGCCGATATGGTCGATGACGCAGTCGACGCTTCCGAGGTGGAGCGTGACGGAGCGATCGAACGTCATGTCCGGGAGCGCGATCTCGATATCTCGGATTTCGCCGAACTCTTTTTTGATATAGCTCGTGCAAAATTCGATCTCTTCCCCGGTCCGCACCCGCTCGTCGAGCGCCTCGTCCGACCAGTCGAGCCCGACCAGCTTCGCCAGCGCCTCCCGCGTCCGGCGGTGCGCGATGAGCGGCATACGTTCGTACGGGGCGCCGAAGGCGTGATCCCAGTGCCAATGCGTCAACGCCGTCATCGGCTCGCGAACGGCATGCGCCGCCCGCACCGCCTCTCGGAACGCGGAGGCGTGGCGCCGCGAGTTGCCGGCGTCGATGTACAGCGTCCGCTCGTCTCCCAGCACAGCTCCGAGAATCGGCCGATCGACGCTGCCGTCCGCCGGCATGTACGCGAACCTCTTCGTTAATTGTTCCAACATCGTTACGCGACTCCCCTATGTCAGCGGCGAGACGCCGCGTTTTTTCGACCATATCGATTTCTTAGGCGGCGGCAAGAAGTATTGAATCGCCCGTTTTGCGCACCAGAGCGCGAACAGCACGAAGAAGACGCCCCAGAGAATCGCCGGCACGCCGGTGACGCCGGCGAGGTTGGCGGCATCGCCCGCACCCTCCGGCGTCGTCGCGGCCACATACAATATCGTGATGGCGCCGGTCACCGACTCGACGAGCGAGAGGAACGCCAACAGCAGGTAGTACGCCGTTCGAATGAAGGCGATCGGCATGATGAAGGCCAGCGCGTTCAGTCCGATGAAGCCGAGCAGCCACTGCGCGCCGAAGTCGTTGCGCACGAACAGCAGCAGGCAGGCGAGGGCGATGCCCGTCACGATCGCGAGTCCGACGCGGTACTGCCGGTACCGATGCAGGGCGAACAGCATCACGGCGAAGAGCGAGGCGGTCATATAGCCCGACAGCGCCACCGGGATGAGCCGCCAGCCGCTCTGCACGGCCGACAGCGTGACGCCGCTGTGATCCTCGTACAAGTGGATGTACTGCACTTCCCCGGATAACAGCAGCGTCGCAGCCGCATGCCCGAACTCGTGAACCATCGTGTCCATGTTGCGGAAATACGGCGAAAAGGGGAGCCACTCCGCGAGCGCGAAGCATCCCACTAGTAACGCTAGCGTGATGATCCATCGGCCCATGGCGGCTCCCCCTTAGGTAAAGCGGAAATTCTTCAGGTTATAACAGGTTTTGTTGTAACCTGATATTTCTTCTTACTTGAAATTCTTCAGTTATAACAAAACCCCAATCGAAGCACCTTCACAGATGCGCGACCGCGGATTAGCGGTAGGTTTTGTTGCAACCTCGTTCCTTCGTTTTACTTGAAGCTTTTGAGGTTATAGAACGCCTTCTTGCCTGCGTATTGCGCGGCGACGTTCAGGTTGTCTTCGATGCGAAGCAGCTGGTTGTACTTCGCGACGCGGTCCGTACGGGACGGCGCGCCCGTCTTGATTTGACCCGCGTTCGTCGCGACCGCGATGTCGGAGATCGTGCTGTCTTCGGATTCGCCGGAACGGTGCGAGATGACCGCCGTGTAGCCCGCGCGCTTCGCCATTTCGATCGCGTCGAACGTTTCCGTCAGCGTACCGATTTGGTTGACTTTGATAAGGATCGAGTTGCCGATGCCTTCTTCGATACCCTTGGACAGGCGCGTCGTGTTCGTGACGAACAAGTCGTCGCCGACGAGCTGCACTTTGCCGCCGAGGCGTTCCGTCAGCAGCTTCCAGCCTTCCCAGTCGTCTTCGGAGCAGCCGTCTTCGATCGTGATGATCGGGTACTTATCGACCCAAGAAGCGAGCAGGTCGACGAACTCAGCCGGCGTGAACGACTTGCCTTCGCCTTCGAGCTCGTACTTGCCGTTCTTGAAAAATTCCGTGGACGCGACGTCCATGCCGAGGAACATGTCGACGCCCGGCTTATAGCCCGCGCGCTCGATCGCCGCAATGATCGTTTGCAGCGCTTCTTCGTTGGAGCCGAGGTTCGGCGCGAAGCCGCCTTCGTCGCCTACTGCCGTGTTCAAGCCTTTTTCTTTCAAAACGGACTTCAGCGCATGGAACACTTCCGCACCTGCGCGAAGCGCTTCGGCGAACGACGGCGCGCCGACCGGCAGTACCATGAACTCTTGTACGTCGACGTTGTTGTCCGCGTGCGCGCCGCCGTTGACGATGTTCATCATCGGAACCGGCAGCTGCTTCGCGTTGAAGCCGCCGAGGTAGTTGTAGATCGGAATGTCGAGTGCGTCCGCAGCGGCGCGAGCGACCGCCATCGATACCGCGAGAATCGCGTTGGCGCCGAGCTTGCCTTTGTTCGGCGTGCCGTCGAGATCGATCATCGCCTTGTCGATCGCGACTTGCTCGAGCGCGTCGAGGCCGATGATGACCGGAGCGATGACTTCGTTCACGTTCTGAACGGCTTTCAGAACGCCCTTGCCGAGGTAGCGGCTCTTGTCGCCGTCGCGAAGCTCAACGGCTTCGTGCGCGCCCGTGGATGCGCCGGACGGAACGATGGCGCGGCCTTTCGCGCCG
Proteins encoded in this window:
- the eno gene encoding phosphopyruvate hydratase, producing the protein MTIITDVYAREVLDSRGNPTVEVEVKLESGAKGRAIVPSGASTGAHEAVELRDGDKSRYLGKGVLKAVQNVNEVIAPVIIGLDALEQVAIDKAMIDLDGTPNKGKLGANAILAVSMAVARAAADALDIPIYNYLGGFNAKQLPVPMMNIVNGGAHADNNVDVQEFMVLPVGAPSFAEALRAGAEVFHALKSVLKEKGLNTAVGDEGGFAPNLGSNEEALQTIIAAIERAGYKPGVDMFLGMDVASTEFFKNGKYELEGEGKSFTPAEFVDLLASWVDKYPIITIEDGCSEDDWEGWKLLTERLGGKVQLVGDDLFVTNTTRLSKGIEEGIGNSILIKVNQIGTLTETFDAIEMAKRAGYTAVISHRSGESEDSTISDIAVATNAGQIKTGAPSRTDRVAKYNQLLRIEDNLNVAAQYAGKKAFYNLKSFK
- the secG gene encoding preprotein translocase subunit SecG, yielding METLFKVLLIIFSVALIAIVLLQKGKSAGLSGAITGGAEHLFGKQKARGMELLLQRITMGLAVGFFILTVVVAYVVG
- a CDS encoding HD domain-containing phosphohydrolase, with product MYPWTLHHHERYDGKGYPRRLAGQAIPLGARLLTLANRLDHLLARHEQDAG
- the rnr gene encoding ribonuclease R; translated protein: MVTKQELLEFMRETAYKPLTVQELESHYGLEDAEAFKELVKLLNEMEDEGEIVRTRTDRYGVPERMNLIRGRLHAHPKGFGFLIPEDRDHPDIYIHLNDMKGAMQNDIVLGRVTGRGGPNGTKLEGEVVRIVKRANSQIVGTFENHETYGFVIPDDKRIQKDVFVPREKFMGAVTGQKVVVKLVTFPDGRAAAEGEVVEILGHKDDPGVDILSIIRKFGLPEAFPPEVMEEAEAAPDTIREEELAGRRDLRGRTIVTIDGEDAKDLDDAVSCEMLENGNYLLGVHIADVGYYVREGSALDREAFNRGTSVYLVDRVIPMLPHRLSNGICSLHPRVDRLTLSCEMEIDPTGKIVRHDIFPSVIKTVERMTYKNVYQLVDDEAEPEPELLERYKELIPFFRQMRDLALILREKRMRRGAIDFDFSESKVIVNEEGKPIDIVKRPRTIAEMMIEEFMLAANETVAEHFHWLKVPFLYRIHEDPDSEKLLHFMQFITNFGYVVKGKGNTVHPRALQTLLEEIKGTKEETVISTVMLRSMKQARYDAESLGHFGLAAEFYSHFTSPIRRYPDLVIHRIMREVINNGGGGLADHRQEYLASRMPDIAQQSSERERLAVDAERETDALKKAEYMLDKIGEEFEGIISSVTSFGMFVELGNTVEGLVRLSDLTDDYYHFHEMQLALIGERTAKMYRIGDEVKVRVARVNIDERTIDFEMVDMKSRAGGRASVIRVDRGAPGRGAGRGKRGPRAKVIATEGTMERNSRGSKNAAGGSAEGGTDFWGFKSGGGGKKRSGTGGASGGPTGGGGGGKRGGGKKKSRAGGGGNGFGGGFAAGPGLGATGGGGKGGGKKKNRSGPRADEGPRTSALVAAEASTELTPGITLGGGAKKRVKKKKRKD
- a CDS encoding MBL fold metallo-hydrolase; the encoded protein is MLEQLTKRFAYMPADGSVDRPILGAVLGDERTLYIDAGNSRRHASAFREAVRAAHAVREPMTALTHWHWDHAFGAPYERMPLIAHRRTREALAKLVGLDWSDEALDERVRTGEEIEFCTSYIKKEFGEIRDIEIALPDMTFDRSVTLHLGSVDCVIDHIGGVHADDHSIVYIPEERVLFLGDALGPAIYDGPRYYDAVDLLRLIDRVREYPAEWYIESHSQPVKAEAFWAEITEFRTLAELVLEIGDDERRIEAELAKRLRRELSEDDRRTVEQFVLGSRKKQR
- a CDS encoding M50 family metallopeptidase, yielding MGRWIITLALLVGCFALAEWLPFSPYFRNMDTMVHEFGHAAATLLLSGEVQYIHLYEDHSGVTLSAVQSGWRLIPVALSGYMTASLFAVMLFALHRYRQYRVGLAIVTGIALACLLLFVRNDFGAQWLLGFIGLNALAFIMPIAFIRTAYYLLLAFLSLVESVTGAITILYVAATTPEGAGDAANLAGVTGVPAILWGVFFVLFALWCAKRAIQYFLPPPKKSIWSKKRGVSPLT